The following proteins are encoded in a genomic region of Porphyrobacter sp. CACIAM 03H1:
- a CDS encoding DUF1489 family protein codes for MPLHLTKIAFGAKSYAHLESWYEGREAIALTTRNRPTRHAECIGGSLYWIINHAIVARSPILGFEKTDDGRWDIVLEPRLIRVHTQPKRAHQGWRYLTEDKAPRDVAEGEDIGDALPGRLAMKLERLGLV; via the coding sequence ATGCCGCTTCACCTGACCAAGATCGCCTTCGGGGCGAAAAGCTATGCGCATCTCGAAAGCTGGTATGAGGGCCGCGAGGCGATCGCCTTGACCACCCGCAACCGCCCGACGCGCCATGCGGAGTGTATCGGCGGATCGCTGTACTGGATCATCAATCACGCGATCGTCGCACGCTCGCCGATCCTCGGGTTCGAGAAGACGGATGATGGCCGCTGGGACATCGTGCTCGAACCGCGCCTGATCCGCGTCCACACCCAGCCCAAGCGCGCGCATCAGGGCTGGCGCTACCTCACCGAGGACAAGGCCCCGAGGGACGTGGCCGAGGGGGAGGACATCGGCGATGCCCTCCCCGGCAGGCTGGCGATGAAGCTGGAGCGGCTCGGGCTGGTCTAG
- a CDS encoding HdeD family acid-resistance protein, giving the protein MALMPRMRAPARALPDIGRGGFVALGVLLMTVGALSLLFPFLAALSFNLVVGVTLLAGGIVTLVQAIRLRGWRGFALQVLLGLLYVGGGIIFLVAPLAGVLALTVLLGAFFAADGAARIMLGLRIRRQRAWWLFVVSGLLSLALGVLVLFGLPSGLSVALLGIVVGVNMILTGFSFVCCTGKEADAEPAPGG; this is encoded by the coding sequence ATGGCACTCATGCCCCGGATGCGCGCGCCCGCCAGGGCGCTGCCCGATATCGGGCGCGGCGGCTTCGTCGCGCTCGGCGTGCTGCTGATGACGGTGGGGGCGCTGTCGCTGCTGTTCCCCTTCCTAGCCGCCCTGTCCTTCAATCTGGTCGTCGGTGTCACCCTGCTCGCCGGAGGGATCGTCACGCTGGTACAGGCCATCCGGCTGCGTGGCTGGCGCGGCTTCGCGCTGCAGGTGCTGCTGGGGCTGCTCTATGTCGGGGGCGGGATCATCTTCCTCGTCGCCCCTCTGGCCGGCGTGCTCGCGCTGACGGTGCTGCTCGGGGCCTTCTTCGCCGCCGATGGCGCGGCCCGGATCATGCTCGGCCTGCGCATCCGCCGGCAGCGCGCATGGTGGCTGTTCGTCGTATCCGGACTGCTGTCGCTGGCGCTCGGCGTGCTGGTGCTGTTCGGCCTGCCGAGCGGGCTTTCGGTGGCGCTGCTCGGCATCGTGGTCGGGGTCAACATGATCCTGACCGGCTTCAGCTTCGTGTGCTGCACCGGCAAGGAGGCGGACGCCGAGCCCGCGCCGGGCGGCTAG
- a CDS encoding DsbA family oxidoreductase: MTGHRLVIDIWSDVMCPWCLIGYGQLSKALKELEGEIAAEIRWRPFELNPQMPPEGEEQEAHLRRKYGRPAEEGARIRGQMKSIAESAGVSLSWEGEGDAPPAMMWNTRDCHKLLAFALEQAGPEVQTALKLALFRAHFNQRRDLSDRTVLLDIAAAAGLHREAAKAALDDPALEARVIAEEQQAWDMNISGVPAMIVEGKFLIPGAQTPEVYVNALRRVAAKVRAAG; the protein is encoded by the coding sequence ATGACAGGTCATCGCCTTGTCATCGACATCTGGTCGGATGTCATGTGCCCGTGGTGCCTGATCGGTTATGGCCAGCTGTCGAAGGCGCTGAAGGAACTCGAAGGCGAGATCGCGGCCGAGATCCGCTGGCGACCGTTCGAGCTCAACCCGCAGATGCCGCCCGAGGGCGAGGAGCAGGAGGCCCATCTCCGGCGCAAATATGGCCGCCCGGCGGAAGAGGGCGCGCGCATTCGCGGGCAGATGAAGTCGATTGCCGAAAGCGCTGGCGTGTCGCTGTCGTGGGAAGGTGAGGGTGATGCCCCTCCGGCGATGATGTGGAACACTCGCGATTGCCACAAGCTGCTCGCCTTCGCGCTCGAGCAGGCCGGCCCCGAGGTGCAGACCGCCCTCAAACTCGCGCTGTTCCGCGCACATTTCAACCAGCGCCGCGACCTGTCGGACCGGACGGTGCTGCTCGATATCGCCGCCGCGGCTGGCCTCCACCGCGAGGCGGCGAAGGCTGCGCTCGATGATCCCGCACTCGAGGCCCGCGTTATCGCCGAGGAACAGCAGGCCTGGGACATGAACATCTCCGGCGTCCCGGCGATGATCGTCGAAGGCAAGTTCCTGATCCCGGGCGCGCAAACCCCCGAGGTCTACGTGAACGCCCTGCGCCGCGTCGCCGCGAAGGTGCGCGCGGCGGGTTGA
- the nudC gene encoding NAD(+) diphosphatase, with amino-acid sequence MHAPASAPLMAFAGSPIDRADHIRVDDAALAGLMNWRARVLLLEGLLPGVDEQGGLVWGSLADVPEEAELVFLGMLDGKAHFAPVPAEGAEGPAYAMPRAWQLMTQLAPPDLAIYGAARSLVDWHARHRFCARCGSPTKLVKGGWQRHCDNCGADHFPRTDPVTIMLVEHEDRLLLGRQPRFPPRMYSALAGFVEPGETIEEAVAREIHEEAGVRVRDVKYIASQPWPFPSQLMIGCTSVADDPTLNIDKTELEDARWFTRAELMEARAAGEAGTDLLYFPRPFAIAHHLVCWWLDR; translated from the coding sequence ATGCACGCCCCCGCGTCTGCGCCGCTCATGGCCTTCGCCGGATCGCCGATCGACCGGGCGGACCACATCCGCGTCGATGATGCGGCACTGGCGGGCCTGATGAACTGGCGCGCGAGGGTGCTGCTGCTCGAGGGGTTGCTGCCGGGCGTGGACGAGCAGGGCGGCTTGGTGTGGGGCTCGCTGGCGGACGTGCCCGAGGAGGCCGAACTGGTGTTCCTCGGGATGCTCGACGGTAAGGCGCACTTCGCTCCCGTTCCCGCCGAGGGCGCTGAAGGGCCGGCCTATGCCATGCCGCGGGCGTGGCAGCTGATGACCCAGCTCGCGCCGCCGGACCTGGCGATCTACGGCGCGGCGAGGAGCCTTGTCGACTGGCATGCGCGGCACCGTTTCTGCGCGCGCTGCGGCTCGCCGACGAAGCTCGTCAAGGGCGGCTGGCAGCGGCACTGCGACAATTGCGGCGCGGACCACTTCCCGCGCACCGATCCTGTCACGATCATGCTGGTCGAACATGAGGACAGGCTGCTGCTGGGCCGCCAGCCGCGCTTCCCGCCCAGGATGTATTCAGCCCTCGCCGGCTTCGTCGAACCGGGCGAGACCATCGAGGAAGCGGTCGCGCGCGAAATCCACGAGGAAGCGGGCGTGCGGGTGCGCGATGTGAAATACATCGCCAGCCAGCCCTGGCCCTTCCCGAGCCAGCTGATGATCGGCTGCACCTCGGTCGCCGACGATCCGACGCTCAACATCGACAAGACCGAGCTCGAGGACGCCCGCTGGTTCACCCGCGCCGAGCTGATGGAAGCGCGCGCGGCCGGGGAAGCGGGGACGGATCTGCTCTACTTCCCGCGCCCCTTCGCGATTGCGCACCATCTGGTGTGCTGGTGGCTCGACCGATGA